A segment of the Zonotrichia albicollis isolate bZonAlb1 chromosome Z, bZonAlb1.hap1, whole genome shotgun sequence genome:
caatttgcattttaattGCAGAAGCTGCACGCTGGCAGTGATTCCTGCCGGCCCTTCCAGAGCAGCCTCTCATGCTGTGCTCCCAGTGTTCCTTACAGGACCACCAAGAGCCTGGACTCCAGCGAGGAGAGCGGCTCCGACTCCGACGACGACGGCTGCCTGTGGAAGAGGAAGAGGCAGAAATGCGTCAACTTCTCCTCTGCCAAACCCGAGCCCTTCGAGCTCAGCCAGAGCCACCAAAAACAGACTGCTGTGCACGGGAAGAAGGTCAACAACATCTGGGGCGCCGTGCTCCAGGAGCAGAACCAGGATGCCGTGGCAACCGAGCTTGGGATTCTGGGCATGGACGGTTCAATTGACAGGAGCAGGCAGTCTGAGACTTACAACTACCTGCTGGCTAAAAAGCTGATGAAGGAAGCCCagcagaaggaggcagagacTTTGGATAAGGAGCTGGATGAGTACATGCACGATGACAAGAAGACGTGtccagcagaggaggagaacGGGCAGGGCTTCCTCAAACGGAAGAGGCCTGTGAAAGACAGACtgggggaaaggcaggagatgAAATACAAGGGAAGGTATGAGATCACAGAGGAAGATTCGGAGGAGAAAGTGGCAGATGAGATTGCTTATCGGTGAGTTAAAAAATGGTGCATCTTCACTAAGTATTGGTGGTTGCTAGAAAGAAGTGGGGGGAAAGTTGCCCTGCTGCTAAATGAGGTGTCACAGCGGattgatgcctcaggttttggcttttatatttctcagattctgtgctgctttagtgtgttcTTCTCAGCTTCGTATTAGGGGATGGtgagttctcttcacagagtaggaACTcagaacaattcctgctctaCCTGGGGACCAAGGACTGGTGATCCAGATCTCAGGCCCAACAGCATAAACAAtgtggactgaagagagaaaaacaagcaggataGGACttaggggctggagctgcaattggacaattaacttcaatgtgcaaatggagcagagctTATAAAAGGAGAGACCCTGTGACTGGTTGTCCATTTTTATGACCATTTTGCCTTCAGCTGGGGTgtggccctggctgggctcttgtgctgcccaagatGTGTCCATTGAGGCCTtgtaataaatccctactttattctttaactctgtctagACTCTCCTCTAGGTCAGCTTTCTCAAGGCATAAAGAtgacaaaaagcatttccaaaaTCCTGGGATAAAAATGCATCACTGTGGCTGGTGATCTTGCAGAAACATCCAAATAATACTGCCTGTTTCTTcgaattattatatttttacttACAGAGCCACTAGGGTAGTTTGTTATTTAGGAGCGGGGCAAGGAAAAATACTGCTTCTCATTATACAGATTTAGTAGTGGCCTTCTTTGGGAAATACCCAGTGGTTGTTTCGAGTTTGACACTAATGCACACATGCTGTGgtcacaaaaaaaatctgttctaaACCTTGAAACTAGATAACTTGGGCAGTGCAGTGTTTTGGATGGAGTTAAACTGCCATGCTCCTCTTTTAAGTGGTGCAAGGGAAGAAAATTACGTTAAATGGGAAATAAGACTTAGAATATTTACTGACAGCTGGACATTTAAATAAAACTTGGGTTTATTGGTCATAATTGTTTTTGTACATGTGGTATTAGTACATAAATTAGTTATTAATGCTATTAATAGTTCTGGGTAGTTCCTCATTTCTTAATTTGAAAAGTTTAAACATATTTCTTGCAATAAACTCCTTTTTGTTGTATGCAGCTTCATTGAAATAGGACAGAAGCCTCTTTTTTCTAATTGTAGTAGCAGTGGCACTGAGCTGTATCAGTAGGGTTCTGTTGTagtgtaatttttttgttgttttgtttgctttttatagATTATTGCAGATCAGTcaataaattatttcttctttgttATGTAGGTTTGACTGAAATGGCACATGATACAGGGGAACTTTTATACTTCCTGTTTTGTCCAGTTGCTGATTGAACTGTAAAAAGTTAATTTTAACTGTTAAATGCACAAGAAGCTTCTATATTTTGATTTCAGAGGTTTATGCAGGTCTTTGCAGTTTCGTATTTGGTTTGATACTTCACATGTCAATAGAAGGAAAATAACCACTCAAGGCGTTTTCATTGAAACAAGTTTTCAAAATGCATGCTGCAGGGAAAAAACATGCTTCAGAAGCTCAGTATTTTGAAATCTGATTCAGTAAACCATTTAAACACATTTGAACGCATAGACTCTTCTGCACGAAATGAATTATTCATTGTGGAAGTTCCACAGTCAGTTACACTCAAGGAATTGTCTTGACAATAAAtgtgcctcttttttttttttttatttttcccctgtcTGTTCAGACTTTGTGAGCCAAAGAAAGACTTAATTGCTCGAGTAGTGAAAATAATTGGGAAGAGAAAAGCCATCGAGCTGCTGATGGAAACAGCTGAAGTAGAGCAGAATGGTGGGCTGTTCATCGTGGTAAGGAAAATGTCATCCTGTGGGGCAACAGCTCTTTACTTGTGGAATTTTCACACTTATAGAATTTTCACTCAAGTTTCTTGTGCTGGACATGTTCTCCTGGAGTTTTATGGCCTTCCCTTGCCAACATAAAAAAGTAATCTGTGTAACCCCTAAAAAAATGATCTATGTAACCTCCCAACAGGATTTGAGCAAACAATAAGATGAATGAACGTGGAAATTACCCAGGTTCTTGTGCTGAGTCTGGTGTCTGACTTGCAGGGATAATGTTGTGTCTGTTACTGTGCCTCTCCTTGGAATCCTTCCCTCATCCTTGAGGATGAAGGATTCTCAGGTTTGAATAAAACCCAGCATTTTCAACATCCTAGTTTCAGAATACCTCCCAAAAGGAAAACTGTTAGCTGTGTTAGGGAGCCACTGGATTGTGTATTAGGAGAGAAAAGCTGAGCTCTGATTTCTGTTAAAAATAGTGTTAAAAACCCCTTGGTATACTCCTTGGTTAGGTTGTCTGTTATTGTTCTTGTTAAATAATGAGCCTCAGTGCAAAAAACACAGTGGGTAAGTAAAGCTGTGGGTGAGGAAAAAGTGGGCAAGAATGAGGAATTGCTTTCACTTGATTACAAGTTTTAAGTTACATCCCTTGGAAGTAGAGAGGAGGCAAAAAACAAGTAGGAGAGCACAATCAAAAAAAACTGTAaataaactaaataaaaaacaaaacaaaaaaacccaccttcCTCTTTCATAAAACAAAAGGCAACAAATTCCAGCTGTCTTAGTTGTGTTAGAAGCATTCCATTGTCTTGAAAGTGAAATTAAAAAGTGTTCAACAGAGGAGATGAAGGGACACAACTCCTGGTGGCACAGGTTGCTTTGGGAGCAGATCAGAGTATACTCTTTGAAAGAAGGCAGATCACAAAAGGCACCATGAAATGCAGGTGATAAAAAGATGTTCACATGTGCTGTTTCAAGAGCCTACTTAAAACCTGACCATCCCTCTTGGAATTTTTAGATTATATAGTACATTATTTATCAGGAAAGTATCACACTTTGCACTGGTGTCATCCACTTTTTTACTGGAGTAAAAGCAGTGTTTTATACTGcaaattttaattgaataatAATAGTTAGCACTTGTAATTTACAGAGGTTTCAAAGCTGAGCCCTTTCCATGCGGTGCTGTTGCTGCACTGAAAACTTGTGGGTCGAACATGTGGTGGGGAGGAATTTTAAAGTACAGGTTGTGTTTCCTGTGTTTTcaacagaaatgcaaaatccTTCGGTATTTTTCAAGTTGTAGCATTTCTGAGCacaggaaattatttaaaaagtctGGGATCAACATAATTTTGTTATATTTGTTTCAGACATTTTACTGGGCCTATGTGTTAGGAATGCTCTGAGTTTTTAACCTACTGCATAACTTGTTGCAGATAGCTGTGAGAGTAGTTAGAATattgtttgtattttgtttCTTCACTACCAAAATCAGGTTTAGTGTGTAGTTTTAATAATTTTACATTATATTCTAAGGGAATTTTTTTGTAACTTCATTATTTTACTGTCCAGATTTAGCAGGCTTATTGTTGACGTTCATATGACTAATTCAGTCAAAAATGAGACACAGCCAAGGTTATTTTCATCTGGTATTTGACACACCAGAACTTAAATTGGCTATATTCTGCCTCAACACTGAGAGTTGCTTTAGGGCTATTTTTTTGTCAAAACTTAGCATTAAGCTTGCTATTCCTAATTTCCTCTCTCCCTATTTAGAATGGCACCCGGAGAAGAACACCTGGGGGTGTTTATTTAAACCTGCTGAAGAACACACCAAgcatcaaagaagaaaaaatcaagGTAAAAATGTCAGGAGTTCAAATGTACATtctcatttgggttttttcttcctaCTAGAAATACCATGACTGAAGCTCTCTAACTTCTAACAAATGTAACTGTGTATTCCATTGAAACCAGGCTTTCACATTCAAAAGACAGCAAAAGATAAAAAATCTActcaaaaattattaaattgcCATTAAATAAGCAGAGAGAACTCATTTTTGCATGTTGCCAGTCTCAAAAACCTGTTGAGGAAGATGAGGTTGTGGAGTCTGGCAGAGGTAAATGTCAGATTTTCCTGGTTTGTAGATTTGTGTTCTTTACAGCAAAGCTGTCCACATTGTGTTTCTCCCCTTGGAGCTTTGTGTCATTGTGCATGGATTGAGTGCAGGTCTCCCAGCAGAATATTTTTGTCCTGTCTACTCCCAACTGTGGCACCAGGCAGAATTTCTCTTTAAACCAGTTGATGGTCTGAACCTAATCTGAATTGCTCACTGGGCTCATCTGTGGTGCTCTTTAAATCAGTTTTGTAAGCTTGTAAATACTATTTCTCTGAGATCTTTTAACTTAGCGTAGAAAAtaccaacttttttttttgtggcataTGCTACTTTTTTAATAGAGTTTTTATTagagtttttattttgcttataGGTGGGTACAGGTAATTCTGTAAACCTTTCCAGAGTCTGGTACTGGGAATTGAGAAAAAAGTCTACTTTGTGTCAACATTGAAATTgtttgaagaaaagaaaaagagaaagggaaataaaactCCAACATCCTTCCATAGCTTGCAGTGgtcagaaaaaaattttaaaagttgc
Coding sequences within it:
- the PHAX gene encoding phosphorylated adapter RNA export protein, producing the protein MAQELRSMDGDVEDGELSGSDSDMPGAGSPGQKLHAGSDSCRPFQSSLSCCAPSVPYRTTKSLDSSEESGSDSDDDGCLWKRKRQKCVNFSSAKPEPFELSQSHQKQTAVHGKKVNNIWGAVLQEQNQDAVATELGILGMDGSIDRSRQSETYNYLLAKKLMKEAQQKEAETLDKELDEYMHDDKKTCPAEEENGQGFLKRKRPVKDRLGERQEMKYKGRYEITEEDSEEKVADEIAYRLCEPKKDLIARVVKIIGKRKAIELLMETAEVEQNGGLFIVNGTRRRTPGGVYLNLLKNTPSIKEEKIKEIFYLENQKEYENKKAAKKRRIQVLGKKMKKAIKGLNLQEYDDASRETFASDTNEALASLDDLQEGHHEAKMEPEDTIEIDNAHDLEIF